In a genomic window of Gossypium arboreum isolate Shixiya-1 chromosome 7, ASM2569848v2, whole genome shotgun sequence:
- the LOC108474562 gene encoding uncharacterized protein LOC108474562, with product MLVDEQVAMFLHIISHHLKNRVIKHHFNRSGETVSRSFHNVLNAVIRLQDVLFKKAEPITANSTDPRWKWFKNCLGTLDGTHIKIRVPTVDKPRYRTRKVDIATNMLGVCTPDMQFVYVLPGWEGSVADGRVL from the exons ATGCTTGTTGATGAGCAAGTGGCAatgtttttacatattatttctcATCACCTTAAAAATCGAGTTATCAAGCATCACTTTAATAGGTCCGGGGAAACCGTTAGCAGATCATTTCACAATGTTTTAAATGCTGTCATACGCTTACAAGATGTATTATTTAAAAAGGCAGAGCCAATTACAGCTAATTCTACAGACCCAAGGTGGAAATGGTTTAAG AATTGCTTAGGTACTTTAGATGGAACCCACATCAAGATTAGGGTTCCAACAGTTGATAAACCTAGATATCGAACACGAAAAGTTGACAtagcaacaaatatgttaggtgttTGTACACCTGATATGCAATTTGTTTATGTTCTTCCTGGTTGGGAAGGTTCTGTTGCTGATGGACGAGTTCTTTGA
- the LOC108478550 gene encoding receptor-like protein Cf-9: MLRFCLDSERSALLRLKDSFILNQSASDDTLAYPKVSSWKLEGQVGGDCCSWDGVECDNNTGHVIGLDLSSSFLYGSINSNNSLFQLHHLRRLNLSDNNFNRSEIPSAIGNLTRLSRLDLSWSGFTGQIPYEVLQLSNLVILDLSRNPLELRNPSLKILSERLVNLKHLDLHKVNVSSTIPQSLANLSALTYLSLVACELHGKFPTSLANLTQLTYLSLAGNEFSPDTLSWLAKLTKLTALNLDSTNSYGDVLYSLKNLTKLTYLDLSLNQFFERIPSWFGNLTGLIILDLGGNKFWGSVPQSIFTLKNLVELDLYGNHLSGTYKLETFLNLKKLKVLQLSSNHFSLLTTTVFTLLTLASCNLSKFPDFLLSQDEVELLDLRDNKIHGFIPKWIWGLSAQTLHVLDLSENFLRGFDQPIVVPQWINLRLLDLRSNMLQGPLPIPPASIYQYFVSNNLLKGEISSGICSLTSITVLDLSNNSFSGMLPPCLGNLSTSLSVLKLQNNNCSGPIPRACEKGNTLRMIDLSQNQLNGRIPRSLVNCNLLELLNLGNNQIEDMFPSWLGRLQELKILILRHNGFHGAIGEPKSNEFPKLQILDLSFNKLTGCLPSRHFQIWKAMKVVDLGKLRYFEVDVSFGGRETYWPIDFSYSMTMTKAGVELKYEKIQDFLVAIDLSSNKFDGCIPKDIQILQALQFLNLSNNFLSGPIPPSLGNLSNLQTLDLSQNKLSGKIPQELVQLTFLEFFNVSHNQLIGPIPQGKQFGTFGNSSFEGNLGLCGNPLSKKCYPEGLSPQPSSLSKKDDGEDSWLQFGWKAIMLGYGSGLERSYGGAGRGAREGGHAGKLLVGARPSRAVLAYSRSFWCSRLLSFSLSPVGPQGNKAGDLNLLHCRYMEIKFVVFDVLHSCLREIGSSIFSLLPCYLKKIIPISSTYSLATSER, encoded by the exons ATGCTGCGATTTTGTCTGGATTCTGAACGCTCTGCTTTGTTGCGGTTGAAGGATAGCTTCATTCTCAATCAGTCAGCTTCTGATGATACTTTAGCTTATCCGAAAGTTAGTTCTTGGAAACTTGAAGGACAGGTCGGTGGGGATTGCTGCTCTTGGGATGGAGTTGAGTGTGATAATAACACTGGCCACGTTATTGGACTTGATCTCAGCAGCAGTTTCCTTTATGGCTCTATCAACTCCAACAACAGCCTTTTCCAGCTCCATCACCTTAGAAGGCTCAACCTTTCGGACAATAACTTCAATCGCTCTGAAATCCCTTCTGCAATTGGTAACCTTACAAGGCTATCACGGTTGGACCTCTCCTGGTCTGGCTTTACAGGTCAAATTCCATATGAAGTTCTACAGCTTTCAAACCTGGTGATACTTGATCTCTCTAGGAATCCATTAGAGCTCCGAAACCCAAGCTTGAAAATTTTATCCGAGAGGTTAGTGAACCTCAAGCATCTTGATCTTCACAAGGTAAATGTATCTTCGACAATCCCTCAGAGTTTGGCAAATTTATCTGCTTTAACATATCTCTCTCTTGTGGCTTGTGAATTGCATGGTAAATTTCCCACTTCCCTTGCCAACCTTACCCAGCTCACTTACCTCTCGCTAGCTGGAAATGAATTTAGCCCTGACACTTTGTCTTGGCTTGCTAAGCTAACCAAACTAACCGCATTGAATTTAGATTCTACAAATTCATACGGTGACGTCCTATATTCTCTAAAAAACCTTACCAAGCTTACATATTTGGATCTTTCCCTGAATCAATTTTTTGAACGAATCCCATCTTGGTTCGGTAATCTTACTGGGCTGATCATTTTGGATCTAGGCGGTAACAAGTTTTGGGGTTCGGTTCCACAATCGATCTTTACTCTGAAAAATCTTGTAGAACTTGATTTATATGGTAACCACCTCAGCGGCACATACAAATTAGAAACCTTTCTAAATCTTAAAAAGCTGAAGGTGCTTCAACTGTCTAGTAATCATTTTTCATTGCTCACCACTACTGTTTTTACCTTGTTAACACTGGCTTCTTGCAACTTATCCAAGTTCCCAGATTTTCTTCTGAGTCAAGACGAGGTGGAGCTTCTTGATCTTCGAGATAACAAAATCCATGGGTTTATCCCCAAATGGATATGGGGCTTATCTGCTCAAACTCTTCATGTTTTAGATTTAAGTGAAAACTTTCTTAGAGGTTTCGACCAACCAATTGTTGTCCCTCAATGGATCAATCTGAGATTGTTGGACCTTCGTTCTAACATGCTACAAGGGCCACTACCAATTCCACCCGCTTCCATTTACCAATATTTTGTCTCAAACAACCTACTCAAGGGAGAAATCTCATCAGGGATATGCAGCCTGACTTCTATAACTGTACTTGACCTATCAAATAACAGCTTCAGCGGCATGCTTCCACCATGTTTGGGCAACCTAAGCACATCACTTTCAGTACTAAAGCTCCAAAACAATAACTGTAGTGGCCCTATTCCTCGAGCATGTGAAAAAGGAAACACATTGAGGATGATTGATCTTAGTCAAAATCAATTGAATGGACGTATTCCGAGATCACTGGTTAACTGCAACTTACTAGAGCTTCTTAATTTGGGAAATAATCAAATAGAGGACATGTTTCCCTCTTGGTTAGGAAGGCTTCAAGAGTTGAAAATTCTCATCCTACGGCATAATGGATTTCATGGTGCAATTGGAGAACCAAAATCCAATGAGTTTCCAAAGTTGCAAATTCTTGATCTTTCCTTCAATAAGTTGACAGGTTGTTTACCATCTCGTCACTTCCAAATATGGAAGGCCATGAAAGTTGTTGATCTTGGCAAGTTAAGGTACTTCGAGGTAGACGTTAGTTTTGGAGGAAGAGAAACATATTGGCCTATTGACTTTTCCTACTCAATGACAATGACAAAGGCAGGCGTGGAATTAAAATATGAGAAGATTCAAGATTTCTTGGTAGCCATTGATCTGTCAAGCAATAAATTTGATGGCTGCATTCCAAAAGACATTCAAATTCTACAAGCACTTCAATTCCTCAACCTTTCCAACAATTTTCTGTCAGGTCCAATTCCACCATCATTGGGAAACCTCTCAAACCTCCAAACTTTGGATCTTTCTCAGAACAAACTCTCCGGGAAGATCCCTCAAGAGCTGGTGCAACTCACTTTCCTTGaatttttcaatgtttctcaTAATCAGCTGATCGGACCCATACCGCAAGGCAAACAATTTGGTACGTTCGGAAACAGCTCATTTGAGGGCAACCTAGGATTATGTGGAAATCCATTGTCAAAGAAATGCTATCCCGAAGGGTTATCACCACAACCGTCGTCATTGTCAAAGAAAGATGATGGTGAAGATTCATGGCTTCAATTTGGGTGGAAAGCAATCATGTTGGGATATGGAAGTGGGCTA GAACGGTCGTACGGAGGAGCGGGGAGAGGCGCGCGTGAAGGAGGCCATGCGGGGAAACTGCTCGTGGGAGCACGACCTTCTAGAGCTGTTCTAGCATATTCCAGAAGCTTCTGGTGTTCTCGACTGCTAAGCTTCTCTTTGTCTCCTGTTGGGCCTCAG GGAAACAAGGCTGGTGACTTAAATCTGCttcattgccgatacatggagataaaatTTGTTGTCTTTGACGTGCTCCATAGCTGCTTAAGGGAAATAGGATcctcaatcttcagtctgcttccttgctacctcaagaAGATAATACCAATATCTTCAACctactctcttgctacctcagagagataa